The DNA sequence TATGTTAACTTGATTCACCTGAAGGAACTTACGACGAACACGCGAGGCTGTGCCCGACGGTGGTGAGTTAACTTCATCAGATCGATAGACATGGCAGTTGCGGTCCTACGAACCGACTGATTTGGCTCGGCGGAGTCAGATAAGACTACGATCTCCGTGTTGTCGGATAGGGTTATGACCTCGGCGGAGTCCTCAACGTTGACATCAAACAGACCGAACACGGTGCCTAGAAGGTTAAATTCTGGCTTATCACGGTAGTAGTAGGCTCCGGCGTATGAGTTCCTCTACAAAGCAGTCACAACATTATATGTTATGAGAAAAATACATGATACAAATATGTGAGTTTAGCATTGAGAACCTTGAATATGTCCTGCCATATTGCTTCATCGGTAACTACGACTTTGTTGACAAAGTCCCAGCATACGCCGTTTGTGGCATCCACCTCGTTGAACATCTCGTAGCACTGCTTAAGAAGCCTGAGGTGCAGCGTGATACCACTGTAGATTGACTAGATCATATCCGAAACGAGTTTATCAACTTAAGAACCTGACAAAGCACATATTTTGGAACACATACATCGACCCAACCACGCCAATTCTTCTTCTCGATGAGAGTTGTTAGGGGCAGCGAATCCATCTCTTGAATCCACTTTCCATTGTAGAAGAACGTTGTATGTGTTGGAATGTGAGAGTTCATATTTCAGAGGGGATGTTTGTCTACACTTGATCTAATCTAACcatcttaaataaaattacatatacAACAACTCctaagaaatattaaatgcGTTGGAAGAACATTTACAACATGGTAGATAATTGTCAAATCCATTAGGGTTAAGTACATAAATTAAGTTTCTCGCCGCCCTACTATTGTGATTACACCGACGTAGGAATGAGAAGTCTTTATTGGGTCAAGTGTTATTCTCCATTGCAAAACATTATCTTCTAAATTGAATGTGTATCGGTCCACAATTTGTGCTCATATTGGTTGCTTAAATCGGTTAAGTATATGCAAAAGTGACACCGATTATGTAGGCGGTAGTTTaggttatttttgttttggaatcattaaaatatttcataccAATATCTACCATgatcttttaaaaatttggatATATATGTAGTCGACATCGTAAGTTATTACTTAAAAGGtgaaatcaataatatattatatcagTATATCTACCACAGTAGTTTATGATTGAATTAATCATACTGATATCCGAATTAATGATTAAAGggataaaatattcattaacttacttttataaaatattgcaaCCTTAgatctaaaatataaaaattgccAATATGTtctttcttctatatataaatatatttatgatttaattttgtattattttattaaattatgaaataaacatataacCGTTTACATGCActtgaaaatagaaatgtgattATGGTCATgctttgatttataattttaaatataattgtacGAAGCGGGTGTTGGTATGattatactactagtttttatttttgtccaaaaaatgATGAACATATTTAAagattgtataatattttaaaaatgtgatttaatgaataactttgttatcattttattagtgaCGATTTAATCCACTAAAATAGCAATATGTTTCCTATATAATATAACCGAGCTCGTTCAAGCATTCAATACTCAACAACCGAATTGGAAAAGGCGTGAAGCAATATTTGTAGGGATTCACACATAAGTTTAATTGCCCACCCACCATTCAGATTCATAACTTGAACCCACCTTCTCCACCACTTCTCCTTTATGTCCGATCATATCATCACCCGTAGAAGAGTGGTGTATAAATTATGGCTTTTTTTGACACAATACACACCCCTTAATTAATCTCCTTCCATAATCACGTATCAAAATAGTTCAAATGGGAGGCGAAGGTGCAAACTACCCCCCGAACGACCCTGACGATTACCACCGACTCCCTACGTTTTTGAAGGTGTACCGACTAGAACGACACATGGGGGAAATGGTATGATATATTCTATTTCAATTTAGATAACAATGTATGTGCGAAATTGTTCTCAACATGTTACTTCACCTTATGTATTTGTAGCGGCCTCCTCTGGAATTTGTTGGGATCCACGGAGGGGACCTTGAGACCTTATGTCTGATTGTAGGTTTGTTTGGCCGAATGAAGTACGATATATTGTACGCCTACTGAAGCTCGCTAATGGGTTCTACTTCTCAACCGGATGACCAGAGTTTATACGTGCTAATGGCATCGAACATGGTGACTATCTTACCTTCACGTGGGTGGATGTTGGAACATTCAACTTGAAGCGGTATGACATGGGCACCCATTGCCCCTCACAGGGTGACATCGATCGTAAGTTCATTTTGGTGGCATTATACTTACTTTACGTTGTTTACGTAACTTGGTCGCGCAATCCAAATGGAGTTATTGACATTACCTAATAGTTGTTAAAGACGACAACCTAGAAGGAAGCTACTCCCCCGATGTCGATATGTCTGATGACTATTATCCGAGGATGACAGTTGTGCCCTAGATTTCTGTAATATCCTAAACTAATTAGAAGtaacataaaatagaaaaataggataaagaaaatgaataaagaaaaatgatagaaGAATATTGATTAGTAGTTTAATACGTGTCTTGTTTGGAAgaaaagaggaaaagaaaaaggactTGAGAATTAGAGAATAGAATCAAATCATCTCTTTCTCAcctattctctctctctcgctcCACGCTACTCCCTCCTTCGTTGTAAGAAAATTTCACAGctctcatactccctccgatCAGCCACTGCGAAACCTCTAGCCACTCCACTGTGAAACATGTAGCATGCACCACTCATCCAAGCTCTCAATCCCCCCTagtttttctcaattttggaGCTGAGGTTGCAAACCCACCTCCActtaacttttcaaatttattgattttagaGGTTAGACTCTTCCATAACCTCCTTAATCTTGTTTCTAAGCATAGCAGTGATGTTAATTTGATGTGATTCTTGTTGATGGgtcgaaaattagggttcttggATTTGGGGGTTTTGTGGTTTTGATGCTTTTGTGTAATTTGACTATGGAATTATGCAATTGGAAGTATGTTATGATATTTAAGTATGAAAACGATGGAAAATCTTAGTTTGGGATAGTATGTGACCTTAAGCTCTTGATAGTGATTTTAAAGTTATATTCTTGATGGTTTTGATATTGTATAAAGTTGGGACTGCCTTGTGGTGAAGTTTGACGTTGATATTTGTTTCATATTCAAGCTGAAAATTCTTAAAAATGATTTGATGAAAGAGGTTTAGTTGTTGATTGTTATCAAAAGGTTTAGAATTGAAGTTTTAGCTTCAAgatgtaaatattttgtgttaaCTTCAAAATGAAGTGGTTGTCccatatttgtaaaattaattagatttgttttatggagaaaaatgaaattgtgaggtttatatttttgggacAACAAAGCATAGCTTTCATTTTCTAAAGTTATTGAATAGTATTATCAAATTTCCTTGCTTCTTGTTGGTATAAATAAAGTTAGAAATGTTTTAACTTgtatatatgttttaattttgtgttgaagaaaatagtatagaaagtgaaataaataaaggcAATGATTTGGTTTTACTTAtgtgtatttataaattgtatatGTGATTGTTTGAAATTAGATTAACTGAGTGCAAGCACAAGTGAGGGAAAGGGGCACATCCATGGTTGACTAAACAAGTAATAGAGTTTTTGTTGACGTGTACATGTAGTGTACGCGTGTTCTAGAATTTAATTCCTTTAACTTcgataaatattactacttgTTTGTGTGATTCGTATGCTTATGCAATAgaacttaaaaataattgtgtgGATTGTATGCTTCAAGGTAAAGTGACAGAAACGGTGATATTGAATGATGAGATACTGAAATTGTTGTTTGGTATTTCTTGTGAGATGCAAAGTGATTTAGATAGTTATATATGTGTTGAATAAAGTGAAAGTTGATATTGAATAGTTGTGTTATGCCCCATTTCTTGAGTGAATCACATGGTATAGTTGGCATGCCATAAGACAACAGTACTGCACACATGTTTGATCATTCGTCTTCTGGATAACCGAAACGATAGTCTATATGATATGTTGATAGTTGACATGTACCCTATATGGGTAGTAATATATGACAGTTGCCTTGCGATAGGCCATATGAGAGATTACAATGTTCGATATGGACGTACATGATAGATGCCCTCATCGGGCAACTTATAGTGTCCGTGTACCCATGTCCATCACTAAGCATAACTTTGGGGGCTGAATGTGATATTTgatttagaaataatattcttGGTGCTTTAAATTCTTTAAATAGTTATGTTTCTTACAGTATAATTATGTTGATGAAAGAAAGTGACCGTTGACAagattatttgtttatatcaTGTTATATGGCTTGATTGATAGATGGTAGATAGTTACTAGTGAAAGTATTACGTGATAAATATGATAGTGTTGTTTTACATGATGAAGATGTTGTTTTATTGCAAACGATATATGTGATTCTTTTAAATCATTCAAGCTGTTATGAATGCTTATATTGagtgatattatttttttgaacttGTATATTGATGCCGGACATAATTTGAATAGGTGTGGTACGACATTCCAGGTAGTAAAGTGTTTACTTTGTGATAGTGATATAGATTGAAGTTTTAGAGATTTTATTCTAGATGTGATTACACTACGAGCTTTTCGAAGCTCACCCCCCTTTTCTTCTCCCTCTTGTAGAGTATAGAAGCGAGTGATCTCTCTTGTGGGCAGCTGCACATGTCAAGTCACTATCCTCCTTTTTGCTGGTACAATTGGAATTCTCACGTGGCATACTTAGGCTaatttttggttgtttatAGTTAGTTTGGAGATGTAAGGTTATGTAACTTTCTTTTGCTAATGGGGTTGTAAGTAATTATCGAAGCATGTTATCGTTATAGTAGTAAATGGTTGTGTTAACAGgtttagttatttatataatagtGTTGTATGTTGAGTGtttgcaaaaagaaaaaaaaaagttatacaAGTTAAACAGATAGGTTTTTGTTTATCAATCGTATCGAGATGTGACACCACTTATTTGGTTAAAACTAATCGAGTAAGGGGTGTTACAATATCGACAGCTATCCCACTTTTGTGCTAACACTCACGAACACAAACAACAACCGCTCCATTGAGATTCCCTACCGCTTTTGGCAACGCTATATCCGAATGGGAGCACTTCAAGCCCCTGAACATTTGTTGGTAGAAGGAGGAGACATGGTGGGTTACTCTCAACCACAACGCATCCGAGATATGGGTGAAACAAGGGTGGAGTCGGTTCAAAATCGATAACCATCTGGTCGAAGGAGTGTGCTACCATTTCAAGCTTGTTGATGCGGATGATGTCCAATTCTCTTTGTGGTTTGAGCGTCCGTAGAGATGGTGGAATTATGCAAGTAATATAGACAGTAACTAGGCTTATGGATCTCTtatgtatgcatgtgtgtTACATGGTGCTAGTAGTCCCATTAGATCATGACAAATTTTGCTCGTGATGATAATTTTGGCTCAAATTAAGCTAAACAGGACCAAATGCCCGACTGAGCAATTCGTACTCCTCATTTCACCCGAAAGGGGATTATGCTCTCAAGCTCTGTACAAGAAT is a window from the Salvia hispanica cultivar TCC Black 2014 chromosome 1, UniMelb_Shisp_WGS_1.0, whole genome shotgun sequence genome containing:
- the LOC125201110 gene encoding uncharacterized protein LOC125201110 isoform X1, with the protein product MLLKQCYEMFNEVDATNGVCWDFVNKVVVTDEAIWQDIFKRNSYAGAYYYRDKPEFNLLGTVFGLFDVNVEDSAEVITLSDNTEIVVLSDSAEPNQSVRRTATAMSIDLMKLTHHRRAQPRVFVVSSFR
- the LOC125201110 gene encoding uncharacterized protein LOC125201110 isoform X2, producing MFNEVDATNGVCWDFVNKVVVTDEAIWQDIFKRNSYAGAYYYRDKPEFNLLGTVFGLFDVNVEDSAEVITLSDNTEIVVLSDSAEPNQSVRRTATAMSIDLMKLTHHRRAQPRVFVVSSFR